From a region of the Podarcis muralis chromosome 16, rPodMur119.hap1.1, whole genome shotgun sequence genome:
- the LRRC75B gene encoding leucine-rich repeat-containing protein 75B: MGSRLGRQSSLEEEAAAAAGEPPRPKKKKKQGCRGPKEPPLPPRRRPGFPLASRLLSSEKLPGVLRKSSPAPPYVRRVGWIRDIQAALRQRRRDQATRALSLLRKDLGLEGTFLSEVLYKNAAFLNLVDPISHDLLMSLARDLQCPKKEYDPWKSSDRICRQLIYHLTPHSKWHRQGLPRRRSQASLKNSLQKKLSPDTMDLSGIPLSMRDIHRLAYYLQNKGEDLSTVDLSFTDLTDEMMHLLLPFLWPLPNLTHLSLNGNRLTRATVKDLTDAMKEASKFPSLAWIDLGNNVDISSMPQPLLVGLRKRLGQHTTLPTIYEVLDCEAELSSGAEASQTEEEEGATPGSKSHDFPPQSCER, from the exons ATGGGCTCGCGGCTGGGGCGGCAGAGCAGCCTGGAGGAAGaggcggctgctgctgcagggGAGCCGCCCcggcccaagaagaagaagaagcagggctGCCGGGGCCCGAAGGAGCCCCCGCTCCCGCCGCGGCGCCGCCCGGGCTTCCCGCTGGCCTCGCGGCTGCTGAGCTCCGAGAAGCTGCCGGGGGTGCTGCGGAAGAGCAGCCCGGCGCCCCCCTACGTGCGCCGGGTGGGCTGGATCCGCGACATCCAGGCGGCCCTCCGCCAGCGCCGCCGCGACCAGGCGACGCGCGCCCTCAGCCTTCTCCGCAAG GACCTTGGTCTAGAAGGGACATTCCTCAGTGAAGTTCTCTACAAGAacgcagccttcctcaaccttgtgGATCCTATCTCCCACGATCTTCTGATGAGCCTTGCCCGAGACCTTCAGTGCCCCAAAAAG GAATACGACCCCTGGAAGTCCTCAGACCGGATCTGCCGGCAGCTGATTTACCACTTGACTCCTCATTCCAAGTGGCACCGGCAAGGCCTGCCCCGGCGGAGGTCCCAGGCCAG tctgaaaaacagtttgcaaaagaagctgagcCCGGACACGATGGATCTGTCAGGGATCCCCCTTTCCATGAGAGACATCCACCGCCTGGCTTACTACCTGCAAAACAAAGGCGAGGACTTGAGCACTGTGGACCTGAGCTTCACCGACCTGACGGACGAAATGATGCACCTATTGTTGCCTTTCCTGTGGCCACTGCCCAACCTCACTCACCTCTCCCTCAATGGGAACCGCCTGACCCGCGCCACTGTGAAGGACCTCACCGACGCCATGAAGGAGGCGAGCAAGTTCCCTTCCTTGGCGTGGATCGACCTCGGCAACAACGTGGATATCTCATCCATGCCCCAGCCGCTGCTCGTGGGCTTGCGGAAGCGCCTGGGCCAGCACACCACGCTGCCCACCATTTACGAGGTCCTCGACTGTGAGGCCGAACTCTCCAGCGGAGCAGAGGCCAGCCAgacggaggaagaggaaggggcgacgcctggaagcaagtcccatgacTTCCCCCCGCAGTCCTGCGAAAGGTGA
- the SNRPD3 gene encoding small nuclear ribonucleoprotein Sm D3, whose product MSIGVPIKVLHEAEGHIVTCETNTGEVYRGKLIEAEDNMNCQMSNITVTYRDGRVAQLEQVYIRGSKIRFLILPDMLKNAPMLKSMKNKNQGSGAGRGKAAILKAQVAARGRGRGMGRGNIFQKRR is encoded by the exons ATGTCTATCGGAGTGCCAATTAAAGTCCTGCATGAAGCAGAGGGTCATATTGTGACCTGTGAGACGAATACAGGAGAAGTATACCGCGGAAAGCTCATTGAGGCTGAGGACAACATGAATTGTCAG ATGTCCAACATCACAGTGACCTACAGAGATGGGCGCGTGGCGCAACTAGAGCAGGTGTACATTCGGGGGAGCAAAATCAGATTTCTCATCTTGCCCGATATGCTGAAAAATGCGCCAATGCTGAAAAGTATGAAGAACAAAAACCAGGGCTCTGGGGCCGGAAGGGGCAAAGCTGCTATCCTGAAAGCCCAGG TGGCCGCCAGAGGAAGAGGGCGTGGCATGGGGCGTGGCAACATTTTCCAGAAGCGGCGGTAA
- the GUCD1 gene encoding protein GUCD1 isoform X3, giving the protein MVLQYLNLLNDDEFQKAIQDLQMTESIWTIDLAYLMRHFGVKHRFCTQTLGVDKGYKNQSFYRKHFDTEENRVNQLFAQSKACKVLVEKRTVTVRDIQDHLAQGHVAIVLVNAVLLLCDLCSNPVKYCCFLPTGQKCFCRSPDYQGHFVVLCGYSKASGSIYYNNPAYADRTCRTSINNFEEARTSYGTDEDILFVYRDS; this is encoded by the exons ATGGTTCTGCA GTACCTGAACCTCCTGAATGACGACGAGTTCCAGAAAGCCATTCAGGACCTCCAGATGACGGAGAGCATCTGGACCATCGATTTGGCCTACCTGATGCGTCATTTTGGGGTGAAGCATCGTTTCTGCACACAGACCCTGGGGGTGGACAAGGGCTACAAGAACCAG tcgTTCTACAGGAAACACTTTGACACAGAAGAGAACCGAGTCAACCAGCTGTTTGCACAATCCAAAGCCTGTAAAGTGCTGGTAGAGAAAcg CACAGTGACTGTCCGGGACATCCAGGATCACCTTGCCCAAGGCCATGTGGCCATTGTGCTGGTCAACGCCGTCCTGCTGCTCTGTGACCTCTGCTCCAACCCGGTCAAATATTGTTGCTTTCTCCCAACCGGCCAGAAGTGCTTCTGCAGAAGTCCTGACTACCAGGGCCATTTCGTTGTCTTGTGTGGCTACAGCAAAGCCTCAGGGAGTAtttattacaacaatcctgcctaTGCTGACC GAACATGCCGAACCAGCATCAATAACTTTGAGGAAGCCAGAACCAGTTATGGCACCGATGAGGACATCCTGTTTGTTTACAGAGACAGCTGA
- the GUCD1 gene encoding protein GUCD1 isoform X1 — protein MKSPKEDAHESPAVDNVQLDVPILQQLYHWDCGLACSRMVLQYLNLLNDDEFQKAIQDLQMTESIWTIDLAYLMRHFGVKHRFCTQTLGVDKGYKNQSFYRKHFDTEENRVNQLFAQSKACKVLVEKRTVTVRDIQDHLAQGHVAIVLVNAVLLLCDLCSNPVKYCCFLPTGQKCFCRSPDYQGHFVVLCGYSKASGSIYYNNPAYADRTCRTSINNFEEARTSYGTDEDILFVYRDS, from the exons ATGAAGAGCCCCAAGGAAGACGCGCACGAGTCGCCCGCAG TGGACAATGTGCAGCTGGATGTGCCAATCCTTCAGCAGCTGTACCACTGGGACTGTGGGCTGGCTTGCTCCAGGATGGTTCTGCA GTACCTGAACCTCCTGAATGACGACGAGTTCCAGAAAGCCATTCAGGACCTCCAGATGACGGAGAGCATCTGGACCATCGATTTGGCCTACCTGATGCGTCATTTTGGGGTGAAGCATCGTTTCTGCACACAGACCCTGGGGGTGGACAAGGGCTACAAGAACCAG tcgTTCTACAGGAAACACTTTGACACAGAAGAGAACCGAGTCAACCAGCTGTTTGCACAATCCAAAGCCTGTAAAGTGCTGGTAGAGAAAcg CACAGTGACTGTCCGGGACATCCAGGATCACCTTGCCCAAGGCCATGTGGCCATTGTGCTGGTCAACGCCGTCCTGCTGCTCTGTGACCTCTGCTCCAACCCGGTCAAATATTGTTGCTTTCTCCCAACCGGCCAGAAGTGCTTCTGCAGAAGTCCTGACTACCAGGGCCATTTCGTTGTCTTGTGTGGCTACAGCAAAGCCTCAGGGAGTAtttattacaacaatcctgcctaTGCTGACC GAACATGCCGAACCAGCATCAATAACTTTGAGGAAGCCAGAACCAGTTATGGCACCGATGAGGACATCCTGTTTGTTTACAGAGACAGCTGA
- the GUCD1 gene encoding protein GUCD1 isoform X2 produces MKSPKEDAHESPAVDNVQLDVPILQQLYHWDCGLACSRMVLQYLNLLNDDEFQKAIQDLQMTESIWTIDLAYLMRHFGSFYRKHFDTEENRVNQLFAQSKACKVLVEKRTVTVRDIQDHLAQGHVAIVLVNAVLLLCDLCSNPVKYCCFLPTGQKCFCRSPDYQGHFVVLCGYSKASGSIYYNNPAYADRTCRTSINNFEEARTSYGTDEDILFVYRDS; encoded by the exons ATGAAGAGCCCCAAGGAAGACGCGCACGAGTCGCCCGCAG TGGACAATGTGCAGCTGGATGTGCCAATCCTTCAGCAGCTGTACCACTGGGACTGTGGGCTGGCTTGCTCCAGGATGGTTCTGCA GTACCTGAACCTCCTGAATGACGACGAGTTCCAGAAAGCCATTCAGGACCTCCAGATGACGGAGAGCATCTGGACCATCGATTTGGCCTACCTGATGCGTCATTTTGGG tcgTTCTACAGGAAACACTTTGACACAGAAGAGAACCGAGTCAACCAGCTGTTTGCACAATCCAAAGCCTGTAAAGTGCTGGTAGAGAAAcg CACAGTGACTGTCCGGGACATCCAGGATCACCTTGCCCAAGGCCATGTGGCCATTGTGCTGGTCAACGCCGTCCTGCTGCTCTGTGACCTCTGCTCCAACCCGGTCAAATATTGTTGCTTTCTCCCAACCGGCCAGAAGTGCTTCTGCAGAAGTCCTGACTACCAGGGCCATTTCGTTGTCTTGTGTGGCTACAGCAAAGCCTCAGGGAGTAtttattacaacaatcctgcctaTGCTGACC GAACATGCCGAACCAGCATCAATAACTTTGAGGAAGCCAGAACCAGTTATGGCACCGATGAGGACATCCTGTTTGTTTACAGAGACAGCTGA